The sequence GTCTTCGCGCACCTGCCCGAGGAAGCCGACGAGGCCGAGGAGACCTCCCGGCTGATCCGTCAGGCCGGCCGCACGGCGCTGGCCGTCCCCTGCGACATCCGGCACGAGGACGAGTGCACCGGTCTCGTGGAAGAGGCCATGGGCGCGCTGGGCGGCATCGACCTGCTCGTCAACAACGCCGCCTACCAGATGGCGCAGCCGGACGGCATCGGGGCGATCACCACCGAGCAGTTCGACCGGGTGATGAAGACCAACCTGTACGGGATGTTCTGGCTGACGAAGGCCGCCCTGGCCCACATGCCCCGGGGAGGCTCGGTGATCAACACGGCTTCCGTGCAGGGTTACCAGCCCAGTCCGCACCTCCTCGACTACGCCATGACGAAATCGGCGATCATCTCCTTCACCCACAACCTGGCCCAGATGCTGGCCGGGCGCGGAATCCGGGCCAACGCCGTGGCTCCGGGACCCGTGTGGACGCCGCTCATCCCCGCGACGATGCCCGACCCGACGAGATTCGGCGAGCAGTCCCCGCTGGGCCGGCCGGCCCAGCCGGCGGAGATGGCGGGCGCGTACGTCTTCCTCGCCTCCGACCAGGCCTCGTACATCACCGGCGAGATCGTCAACGCCACCGGCGGGACTCCCCTGCCGTGACCCCCGACGAGGCCCTGCGCCTGATCGCCTTCCTCCTCGAATGGCGCGGGGCCTCGCCGTACCGGGTGCGGGCCTTCCACACCGCGGCCGACGCCGTCGGCGATCTGCCTCCGGGGCCGGTCGAGGCCGCACAGGCCGAACGGCTGCCCGGGGTGGGGCCGGTCACCGCCGAGGTGATCGCCCAGGCGTCCACCGGCGCGACACCGCGCTACCTCGCCCGGCTGCAGGCGGATG is a genomic window of Streptomyces showdoensis containing:
- a CDS encoding SDR family oxidoreductase, producing the protein MNHHDQAHLTDPVTLHPRPPFPEQDQDHPGSTEAMDPRPDHGEDTYQGHGLLRERKALVTGGDSGIGRAVCLAFAREGADVVFAHLPEEADEAEETSRLIRQAGRTALAVPCDIRHEDECTGLVEEAMGALGGIDLLVNNAAYQMAQPDGIGAITTEQFDRVMKTNLYGMFWLTKAALAHMPRGGSVINTASVQGYQPSPHLLDYAMTKSAIISFTHNLAQMLAGRGIRANAVAPGPVWTPLIPATMPDPTRFGEQSPLGRPAQPAEMAGAYVFLASDQASYITGEIVNATGGTPLP